One window of the Cryptomeria japonica chromosome 7, Sugi_1.0, whole genome shotgun sequence genome contains the following:
- the LOC131856754 gene encoding uncharacterized protein LOC131856754, translating to MRPHSGRPLWLALRARPHSGHPLWLTSRTRPHSGRPRWVMLRTRPHSGRPLWLASRTRHHSGRTLWDAPRTWPHSGRTLWLVLRMRPHSGRPLWVAPRTRHHSGRPLWDALRTWPHSGHPL from the coding sequence ATGCGGCCTCACAGTGGTCGCCCACTGTGGCTCGCGTTGAGGGCACGACCTCATAGTGGTCACCCACTGTGGCTCACGTCGAGGACACGACCTCACAGTGGTCGCCCACGGTGGGTCATGCTGAGGACGCGGCCTCACAGTGGTCGCCCACTCTGGCTCGCGTCGAGGACGCGACATCACAGTGGTCGCACACTATGGGATGCGCCGAGGACATGGCCTCACAGTGGTCGCACACTGTGGCTCGTGCTGAGGATGCGACCTCACAGTGGTCGCCCACTGTGGGTCGCACCAAGGACGCGACATCATAGTGGTCGCCCACTGTGGGACGCGTTGAGGACATGGCCTCACAGTGGTCACCCACTGTAG
- the LOC131038717 gene encoding germin-like protein subfamily 1 member 7 — translation MFTMKLLLIAAVLLNIMNAGVFGADPDPLADYPKGVKNFTLRDIFTNGHVTIDSGGVRAATSGPNAKFPAAKSQGLEIVRFKMVPCGVNLPHTHPRATEMLTLISGGPIQVGFVDTDGQAFIDILHPGDVTIFPRGLMHFEMNVGCEEAQYISALNSQNPGVLTTSEAILKFPLRTVATAFNITTQHVKELQSTIYPYGIGLKRTSKSGCVPGKDVTVDY, via the exons ATGTTCACAATGAAGTTGCTCCTTATTGCAGCTGTTCTTCTTAATATTATGAATGCAGGTGTTTTTGGAGCAGATCCTGATCCTCTTGCAGACTACCCTAAAGGAGTTAAAAACTTTACTCTTCGTGATATTTTCACTAATGGGCATGTTACTATAGACTCAGGAGGAGTACGTGCTGCCACTTCGGGACCCAATGCCAAGTTTCCTGCAGCGAA ATCACAGGGCCTGGAAATCGTGAGGTTCAAGATGGTTCCATGTGGGGTAAATTTACCACACACGCATCCACGAGCCACAGAAATGCTAACCCTTATCTCAGGAGGGCCTATTCAAGTTGGTTTTGTTGACACTGATG GTCAAGCTTTCATCGATATTCTGCACCCTGGAGATGTCACCATTTTTCCGAGGGGATTGATGCATTTTGAAATGAATGTGGGTTGCGAAGAAGCTCAATATATCTCTGCTCTCAACAGTCAAAATCCTGGTGTGCTG ACAACCAGCGAGGCCATATTGAAGTTTCCATTGAGAACCGTGGCAACTGCCTTCAACATCACCACACAGCATGTGAAAGAATTACAGTCGACGATATATCCGTATGGGATTGGACTAAAGAGAACATCCAAAAGTGGTTGTGTTCCCGGAAAAGATGTCACTGTAGACTATTAG